A portion of the Paucilactobacillus hokkaidonensis JCM 18461 genome contains these proteins:
- a CDS encoding ABC transporter permease gives MFLALKELRHEKLRYLMLMIITGLIAWMVFLLAGLANGLNTGMRQVVDQWQLSNIVLNASANKNLNASSLSLSDLKQVKQTSNKTAVVQYAGAIKLKQQKVDVSFFGTPRKAFILPRLTEGHPVEHQNEIIISKDLVNDGARLGQFVKIGNAPYRLNIVGSYQTSTYGMTPTIYGDIDTVNAAISGQTNAENINAIVSQGTTKVTGKSLQKLSKMTFINNIPGYSAQNTTLSMMIDFLIVIVAAVIGIFMYVLTLQKKAMFGILKAQGVASKVIIKSLVAQSLIIGVLGTAIGWLLLWVTVVMLPATMPFTIDYVRFSEYSVGIIFAALLGGIFSFKTVVKVDPITAIQ, from the coding sequence ATGTTTTTAGCTCTTAAGGAATTACGTCATGAAAAATTGCGTTACCTAATGCTGATGATTATTACTGGTTTGATTGCTTGGATGGTCTTTTTATTGGCTGGACTGGCTAATGGATTGAATACGGGGATGCGTCAAGTGGTTGACCAGTGGCAACTAAGCAATATTGTTTTGAATGCTTCAGCAAATAAAAATTTAAATGCGTCCAGTTTGAGCTTGTCAGATTTAAAGCAAGTCAAACAGACGAGCAATAAGACAGCCGTGGTACAATATGCCGGCGCAATTAAATTAAAACAGCAAAAGGTTGATGTATCTTTTTTTGGAACTCCCCGAAAAGCATTTATTTTGCCACGGCTAACTGAAGGTCACCCAGTTGAACATCAAAATGAAATCATCATTTCAAAGGATTTGGTAAATGATGGCGCTAGGTTAGGTCAATTTGTAAAAATTGGTAATGCTCCGTATCGGTTAAATATTGTCGGGAGCTACCAAACGAGTACTTATGGAATGACACCGACCATCTATGGTGATATTGATACAGTTAATGCTGCTATTTCGGGTCAAACTAACGCAGAAAACATTAATGCGATTGTTAGTCAGGGAACCACAAAAGTGACAGGTAAATCACTGCAAAAGTTAAGCAAAATGACATTTATTAATAATATTCCGGGCTATTCCGCGCAAAATACTACGCTAAGTATGATGATTGACTTTTTGATTGTGATTGTTGCTGCAGTGATTGGTATTTTTATGTATGTTTTAACCCTTCAAAAAAAGGCAATGTTTGGGATTCTAAAAGCACAAGGCGTAGCTAGCAAAGTGATTATTAAATCATTGGTTGCACAATCGTTGATTATTGGAGTTCTAGGAACCGCTATTGGCTGGCTATTGCTTTGGGTGACTGTAGTTATGTTACCAGCTACAATGCCGTTTACAATTGATTATGTGCGTTTTAGTGAATATAGTGTGGGGATTATTTTTGCGGCGTTACTTGGCGGTATATTCTCATTTAAAACAGTCGTGAAGGTTGATCCAATTACTGCAATTCAGTAA
- a CDS encoding acyltransferase family protein, with product MQPAFEQNQTRLKRGNRRYITGFDGLRTLAVIGVIVYHLLPATLQGGYLGVPIFLLITGYLITNQLVNEWNRRGRLNLGRFYWKRITRLYPVLITMLVGTTAYITLFQRNLLRDIRGTIWTNLLYVYNWWEIGHGQSYFDRFAGESPFTHLWTLGIEGQFYLVWPLILIIFLLVLRRRSLIAWFTLGLAVLSAILMAVLYDPNNVNRVYYGTDTRGFAILLGAWLALVWPMNNLSNNITRASSWFLDGVGAISTIILLYGYFTLSGQAEFTYRGGMFFFTFIGMLLVGTIAHPGGHMNRIYSNPVFKWIGDRSYGIYVYQYPVLIFYESKVKDMASHPMWHAIIELAIILLISELSYRFIEKPLRFYNWQELGRTIKGWFSPYKAWKHWLVIVPSLLITIIAVIGLIQQPTKAAPNKLQAQLAKKAQQTNAHNDAIKNGTATKKSTAESTNSPVAKKYALTQQQFHQAQSLKVTAVGDSVLADSASDVQAVLPNAYVSAKVGRQVWQTPDIIHGLAANGQLAHNVVLNLGTNGALNSQSIKNVLNAIGPGHQIYWVTAHVPTKNWQNSVNDMIHKTARQHKNVHVIDWYQYSLGHPEWFSADSVHPSDDGNIHFAHLLVTEILKTK from the coding sequence ATGCAGCCAGCATTCGAACAAAATCAAACACGTCTTAAACGAGGAAATAGACGTTATATTACTGGCTTTGATGGATTGAGAACTTTAGCGGTAATCGGAGTGATTGTTTATCACTTATTGCCTGCTACTCTGCAGGGAGGTTATTTAGGAGTGCCAATTTTCCTGTTGATTACTGGTTACCTAATTACTAACCAGCTAGTCAATGAGTGGAATCGTCGTGGTCGCCTTAATTTAGGGCGTTTTTATTGGAAAAGAATTACACGTCTGTATCCGGTTTTAATTACAATGTTAGTGGGAACAACGGCGTACATTACCTTGTTTCAACGTAACTTATTGCGTGACATTCGGGGTACGATTTGGACAAATTTACTGTATGTCTATAATTGGTGGGAAATTGGGCACGGTCAATCTTATTTTGACCGATTTGCTGGTGAATCCCCATTTACGCATCTTTGGACGTTAGGCATTGAGGGTCAATTTTATTTAGTCTGGCCGTTGATTCTAATTATATTTTTGCTTGTTTTACGGAGACGATCACTAATTGCTTGGTTTACACTAGGATTAGCTGTTTTATCTGCAATTTTAATGGCTGTGCTGTATGATCCAAACAATGTAAATCGAGTTTATTACGGCACTGATACACGTGGCTTTGCCATTTTACTTGGTGCATGGCTTGCACTGGTATGGCCAATGAATAACTTAAGCAATAATATTACGCGAGCGTCTAGCTGGTTTTTAGATGGTGTTGGGGCTATAAGCACAATAATACTGCTTTATGGCTACTTTACATTGTCTGGTCAGGCTGAATTTACGTATCGTGGCGGGATGTTTTTCTTCACCTTTATCGGGATGCTGTTAGTGGGTACAATTGCACATCCGGGTGGTCACATGAATCGTATTTATAGTAATCCTGTGTTTAAATGGATTGGAGATAGATCCTATGGAATTTACGTCTATCAGTATCCAGTCTTAATATTTTATGAATCTAAGGTAAAAGATATGGCCAGCCATCCAATGTGGCATGCCATTATCGAATTAGCAATTATTCTTCTTATTAGTGAGCTGTCCTACCGCTTTATTGAAAAGCCATTAAGGTTTTACAATTGGCAAGAATTAGGTAGAACAATTAAAGGTTGGTTTAGCCCGTATAAAGCATGGAAACACTGGCTTGTAATTGTGCCAAGCCTATTAATTACGATCATTGCGGTGATTGGGTTAATTCAGCAGCCAACCAAAGCAGCACCAAATAAATTACAAGCCCAGCTTGCAAAAAAAGCTCAACAAACGAACGCACACAATGATGCAATCAAAAATGGTACTGCAACTAAGAAGTCAACGGCAGAAAGTACGAATTCGCCGGTTGCTAAAAAATATGCACTGACGCAACAACAGTTTCATCAGGCGCAGAGCCTAAAAGTGACCGCGGTTGGGGATTCAGTTCTTGCGGATAGTGCTTCTGATGTGCAAGCGGTATTGCCTAATGCTTATGTATCTGCAAAAGTTGGTCGACAGGTCTGGCAAACCCCAGATATTATCCACGGCTTAGCTGCTAATGGTCAGTTAGCTCATAATGTTGTCTTGAACTTAGGCACGAACGGGGCCTTAAATTCGCAGTCAATCAAAAATGTTTTAAATGCGATTGGCCCAGGACATCAAATATATTGGGTGACGGCCCATGTGCCAACTAAAAATTGGCAAAATTCAGTTAATGATATGATTCATAAAACTGCACGGCAGCATAAAAATGTCCATGTGATTGATTGGTATCAATATAGTTTGGGTCACCCAGAGTGGTTTTCGGCTGACAGTGTGCATCCTAGTGATGACGGAAATATCCATTTTGCACACTTATTAGTAACAGAAATATTGAAAACCAAATAA
- a CDS encoding universal stress protein, whose protein sequence is MGKREIDFDVQAMTFKKILVAVDEDDSSSSRKAFSYAVTLADSYHVPLGIVTILETRDLSIYDSLQPDVLDQRREAMSKSIDVYVKKAQDFGVNHVDGFIGEGKPGKEIVQNIIPSFNPDLLVCGSETKEKNSIFIGSQASYMAQNAPCSVIVVR, encoded by the coding sequence ATGGGTAAACGGGAAATTGATTTTGATGTCCAGGCAATGACATTTAAAAAAATTTTGGTTGCGGTTGATGAAGATGATTCTAGTTCTTCACGCAAAGCGTTCAGCTATGCGGTTACTTTGGCTGATTCATATCATGTTCCACTGGGAATAGTGACAATATTAGAAACTAGGGATTTGAGCATTTATGATAGTTTACAACCTGATGTGTTGGATCAACGACGCGAGGCCATGTCAAAGTCGATTGATGTATATGTAAAAAAAGCTCAAGATTTTGGTGTTAACCATGTTGATGGATTTATTGGCGAAGGTAAACCCGGTAAAGAGATTGTTCAAAATATCATTCCCAGTTTTAATCCGGACTTATTAGTCTGCGGTTCAGAAACTAAGGAAAAAAATAGTATCTTTATTGGTTCTCAAGCTAGTTATATGGCTCAAAATGCTCCATGTTCGGTAATTGTAGTTCGTTAA
- a CDS encoding ABC transporter ATP-binding protein: MNPVLQMQNISKQFKSGDQLVDALSSVNFSIQAGEFISVLGPSGSGKSTFLTLAGCLQHPSDGVIRFNGQSLGNLTVKQQTKFRFDQIGFVLQSSNLISFLSVLEHFQFIDKLAGRSFNRVKAQELLENLGVTQLTAYPNQLSGGQRQRVAIAKALYNNPQLILADEPTASLDTQRSFQVVDQLVAEAHQRNKAAIMVTHDERLISKSDQVYRIEDGKMQHVS, encoded by the coding sequence ATGAATCCAGTTTTACAAATGCAAAATATTTCTAAACAGTTTAAGTCAGGCGATCAACTCGTTGATGCACTCAGTAGCGTTAATTTTTCAATTCAGGCCGGTGAATTTATTTCTGTGCTGGGTCCTTCTGGCTCTGGTAAAAGTACATTTCTAACACTGGCAGGGTGTCTGCAGCATCCGAGTGATGGCGTGATTCGATTTAATGGACAGTCGCTAGGTAATTTAACCGTGAAACAACAAACGAAGTTTCGCTTTGATCAGATTGGGTTTGTCTTACAAAGTTCAAATTTAATTTCATTTTTGTCAGTGCTTGAGCATTTTCAATTTATTGATAAATTAGCTGGTCGATCATTTAACCGAGTTAAGGCACAAGAACTGCTTGAAAATTTGGGAGTTACACAGTTAACAGCCTATCCAAATCAATTATCTGGTGGTCAAAGACAACGAGTAGCAATTGCTAAAGCGTTATATAACAACCCACAGTTGATCTTAGCGGATGAACCAACCGCCAGTCTTGATACGCAACGGTCCTTTCAGGTTGTTGATCAATTAGTTGCTGAAGCTCATCAACGTAACAAAGCCGCTATTATGGTTACGCATGATGAACGACTAATTAGTAAAAGTGACCAAGTATATCGGATCGAAGATGGTAAAATGCAACATGTGAGCTAA